One window from the genome of Streptomyces sp. WZ-12 encodes:
- a CDS encoding PP2C family protein-serine/threonine phosphatase: protein MSLSLRFAAGSHKGMIREGNEDSGYAGPRLLAIADGMGGQAAGEVASSEVISTLVQLDDDVPGSDILTSLGTAVQRANDQLRVLVEEDPQLEGMGTTLTALLWTGQRLGLVHVGDSRAYLLRDGMLTQITQDHTWVQRLVDEGRITEEEATTHPQRSLLMRALGSGDHVEPDLSIREVRAGDRYLICSDGLSGVVSHQTLEETLAGYHGPHETVQELIQLALRGGGPDNITCIVADVLDVDGTEAAAGQLNDTPVVVGAVAENQHQLNDPSTLQTPAARAAELGRRDTPAPGGGFGPPGSGDVEVDGMPQGSFGAFTDEDFLKPRRRGKWLKASLFTVLALGVIGGGLYAGYQWTQTQYFVGAKDDHVALYRGISQDLAWIKLNSVDEDHPEIELKYLPVYQRNQVKETIAVDNRNQASEKVTELGKQANACLAKEQREAAERAEAANKGKGGKPGKSGTPPAGEKTGTAGTGTGVAGALSTAAGSTPTPTPTQAPSEEQQKLEKNCSTQQ, encoded by the coding sequence ATGAGTCTGTCGCTGCGCTTCGCCGCAGGATCGCACAAGGGCATGATCCGTGAGGGCAACGAGGACTCCGGTTACGCCGGTCCCCGACTGCTCGCCATCGCCGACGGCATGGGCGGCCAGGCCGCCGGCGAGGTCGCCTCGTCCGAGGTGATCTCCACGCTCGTCCAGCTCGACGACGACGTTCCCGGTTCCGACATCCTCACCTCCCTTGGCACCGCCGTGCAGCGGGCCAACGACCAGCTCCGGGTGCTGGTCGAGGAGGACCCCCAGCTCGAAGGCATGGGGACGACCCTGACCGCGCTGCTGTGGACGGGCCAGCGGCTCGGCCTGGTGCACGTCGGCGACTCCCGGGCGTATCTGCTCCGGGACGGCATGCTGACGCAGATCACGCAGGACCACACGTGGGTGCAGCGGCTGGTCGACGAGGGCCGGATCACCGAGGAGGAGGCCACCACCCATCCGCAGCGGTCGCTGCTGATGCGGGCGTTGGGCAGCGGCGACCACGTCGAGCCGGACCTGTCGATCCGCGAGGTGCGGGCCGGGGACCGGTACCTGATCTGCTCGGACGGGCTGTCCGGGGTGGTCAGCCACCAGACGCTGGAAGAGACCCTGGCCGGCTACCACGGGCCGCACGAGACGGTGCAGGAGCTGATCCAGCTCGCACTGCGCGGCGGCGGGCCGGACAACATCACCTGCATCGTCGCCGACGTACTGGACGTGGACGGCACCGAGGCGGCGGCCGGGCAGCTCAACGACACCCCGGTCGTGGTCGGTGCGGTCGCCGAGAACCAGCACCAGCTCAACGACCCCAGCACGCTCCAGACGCCGGCGGCCCGCGCCGCCGAGCTGGGCCGCCGGGACACCCCGGCTCCGGGGGGCGGCTTCGGGCCGCCCGGGAGCGGGGACGTGGAGGTCGACGGGATGCCGCAGGGCTCCTTCGGCGCGTTCACGGACGAGGACTTCCTCAAGCCGCGGCGGCGCGGCAAGTGGCTCAAGGCATCGCTGTTCACCGTCCTCGCGCTGGGGGTGATCGGCGGCGGGCTGTACGCGGGTTACCAGTGGACGCAGACGCAGTACTTCGTCGGCGCCAAGGACGACCACGTCGCGCTGTACCGCGGCATCAGCCAGGACCTGGCCTGGATCAAGCTGAACTCGGTCGACGAGGACCACCCCGAGATCGAACTCAAGTACCTGCCGGTGTACCAGCGCAATCAGGTCAAGGAGACCATCGCGGTCGACAACCGCAACCAGGCCAGCGAGAAGGTCACCGAGCTCGGCAAGCAGGCCAACGCCTGCCTGGCCAAGGAGCAGCGGGAGGCCGCCGAGCGGGCCGAAGCGGCCAACAAGGGCAAGGGCGGCAAGCCCGGTAAGTCCGGCACACCCCCGGCCGGCGAGAAGACGGGCACGGCCGGCACCGGCACCGGCGTGGCCGGTGCGCTGTCCACCGCGGCAGGTTCCACTCCCACTCCCACCCCCACCCAGGCTCCCTCCGAGGAGCAGCAGAAGCTGGAGAAGAATTGCAGCACCCAGCAGTGA
- a CDS encoding FhaA domain-containing protein, translating into MGVLKRFEQRLEGLVNGTFAKVFKSEVQPVEIAGALQRECDNNASIWNRDRTVVPNDFIVELSTPDYERLSPYSGQLGDELSGMVRDYAKQQRYTFMGPIKVHLEKAEDLDTGLYRVRSRTLASSTSQDRPGQAAASRATGAPSQPGGHVAPPMPSSPPPGAPPAARAGAPTAGPQPYAQTRRWIEINGTRHQISRQTLVLGRSTDADVRIDDPGVSRRHCEIRVGTPPTIQDLGSTNGIVVDGQHTTRANLRDGSRIVVGSTTIVYRQAEG; encoded by the coding sequence GTGGGAGTACTGAAGCGTTTCGAGCAGCGACTCGAAGGTCTCGTCAACGGCACCTTCGCCAAGGTGTTCAAGTCCGAAGTGCAGCCCGTTGAGATCGCCGGCGCGCTGCAGCGTGAGTGCGACAACAACGCCAGCATCTGGAACCGCGACCGCACGGTCGTCCCCAATGACTTCATCGTCGAGCTGAGCACCCCGGACTACGAGCGGTTGAGCCCGTACAGCGGCCAGCTCGGCGACGAGTTGTCGGGCATGGTCCGCGACTACGCCAAGCAGCAGCGGTACACCTTCATGGGCCCGATCAAGGTGCACCTGGAGAAGGCCGAAGACCTCGACACCGGTCTGTACCGCGTCCGCAGCCGCACCCTCGCCTCCAGCACATCCCAGGACCGGCCCGGGCAGGCCGCGGCCTCCCGCGCCACCGGGGCGCCGAGCCAGCCCGGTGGCCATGTGGCCCCGCCCATGCCGTCGTCCCCGCCGCCCGGGGCACCGCCCGCGGCGCGTGCGGGAGCGCCCACCGCCGGTCCGCAGCCCTACGCGCAGACCAGGCGCTGGATCGAGATCAACGGCACCCGCCACCAGATCTCCCGGCAGACCCTGGTGCTGGGCCGCAGCACCGACGCCGACGTGCGGATCGATGACCCGGGAGTCTCCCGGCGTCACTGTGAGATCCGGGTCGGAACGCCCCCCACGATCCAGGATCTGGGTTCCACCAACGGCATCGTGGTGGACGGGCAGCACACCACCCGCGCTAATCTCCGCGACGGCTCGCGGATCGTCGTGGGCAGTACCACCATCGTTTACCGGCAAGCCGAAGGGTGA
- a CDS encoding LysR family transcriptional regulator, whose amino-acid sequence MSGPTAPADPVGAPGLELRELECFLVLSEELHFGRTGERLYVSQSRVSQLLRSLESRIGARLVDRTSRRVRLTPLGEEFRASLRPAYDALRATVDSARTAARGIEGRLTVGFQGTADDRIMRAIDAFHTRHPRCATRVVEIPLCDPFGALRSGAVDVAVTLLPVAEPDLVLGPVFSAQQQTVALSVRHPLASRPSLSAEELAGLPLISPDGPAPVYWRTAHAPASTPGGRPIPAGPRVSTLQEGLTLTAAGRGGMLLCRPTAEYHGRRDVVFVPVTGLPDSTLGVVHHAARETARVRAFTATVRDVTAVTPMPAWGRDHPSPYTM is encoded by the coding sequence ATGAGCGGCCCGACCGCCCCCGCCGACCCCGTCGGCGCACCCGGCCTCGAACTCCGCGAGCTGGAGTGCTTCTTGGTGCTCTCCGAGGAGCTGCACTTCGGCCGCACCGGCGAGCGCCTCTACGTCTCGCAGAGCCGGGTCAGCCAGCTACTGCGCTCCCTGGAGTCCCGGATCGGTGCGCGCCTGGTGGACCGCACCAGCCGCCGCGTCCGCCTCACACCCCTGGGGGAGGAGTTCCGCGCGTCCCTGCGCCCGGCCTACGACGCGCTGCGCGCCACGGTGGACAGCGCCCGCACCGCCGCCCGCGGCATCGAGGGCCGGCTCACCGTCGGCTTCCAGGGGACCGCGGACGACCGGATCATGCGGGCCATCGACGCCTTCCACACCCGGCATCCGCGGTGCGCCACCAGGGTCGTGGAGATCCCGCTCTGCGACCCGTTCGGTGCGTTGCGCAGCGGTGCGGTGGACGTCGCGGTGACGCTGCTCCCGGTGGCCGAGCCGGACCTCGTGCTGGGCCCGGTTTTCTCGGCCCAACAACAGACGGTGGCGCTGTCGGTACGGCACCCCCTGGCGTCTCGCCCGTCCCTGAGCGCCGAGGAGCTGGCGGGGCTGCCCCTGATTTCCCCGGACGGGCCGGCGCCGGTGTACTGGCGCACCGCACACGCGCCCGCCAGCACCCCCGGTGGCCGCCCGATTCCCGCCGGCCCCAGGGTCAGCACGCTGCAGGAGGGCCTGACGCTGACCGCGGCGGGCCGGGGCGGGATGCTGCTGTGCCGGCCGACGGCCGAGTACCACGGCCGCCGTGACGTCGTCTTCGTCCCGGTCACCGGCCTTCCGGACTCGACGCTGGGTGTGGTGCACCACGCGGCCCGGGAGACCGCCCGGGTCCGGGCCTTCACCGCCACGGTGCGGGATGTGACGGCAGTCACCCCCATGCCGGCCTGGGGTCGCGACCACCCCTCCCCGTACACGATGTGA
- a CDS encoding FMN-dependent NADH-azoreductase, which translates to MATLLLIDSSVFPEGGSASRSVTAAFRKSWEEQHPDGTVIHRDLAAEPLPHLDAVAASAGFSDPATHTPEQQAAFALRTQLAEELEQADAIVIGAPMYNFTIPSTLKAWLDQVIIMGRTAGENASAKGKPAIVVASRGGSYAPGTPREPFEYVQNYLEAVLNGGFGLDVEFIVPELTMAPSNPAMAELIPLFETSRAQAHEQAAAKAKELVARFTA; encoded by the coding sequence ATGGCCACGCTCCTGCTCATCGACTCCTCCGTCTTCCCCGAGGGCGGCTCCGCCTCCCGTTCGGTGACCGCGGCCTTCCGCAAGTCCTGGGAGGAGCAGCACCCCGACGGCACCGTGATCCACCGCGACCTGGCCGCCGAGCCGCTGCCGCACCTCGACGCCGTCGCCGCCTCAGCGGGTTTCTCCGACCCGGCCACGCACACCCCGGAGCAGCAGGCCGCCTTCGCGCTGCGCACCCAGCTCGCCGAGGAGCTGGAGCAGGCCGACGCCATCGTCATAGGCGCGCCCATGTACAACTTCACGATCCCCTCGACCCTCAAGGCGTGGCTCGACCAGGTGATCATCATGGGCCGCACTGCCGGCGAGAACGCGTCGGCGAAGGGCAAGCCGGCCATCGTGGTCGCCAGCCGCGGCGGCTCCTACGCGCCGGGCACCCCGCGCGAGCCGTTCGAGTACGTCCAGAACTACCTGGAGGCCGTCCTGAACGGCGGCTTCGGCCTCGACGTGGAGTTCATCGTGCCGGAGCTGACCATGGCCCCCAGCAACCCGGCGATGGCCGAGCTGATCCCGCTCTTCGAGACCTCCCGCGCGCAGGCCCACGAGCAGGCCGCGGCCAAGGCCAAGGAGCTGGTCGCGCGCTTCACCGCCTGA
- a CDS encoding FHA domain-containing protein FhaB/FipA codes for MSELTLTVMRLGFLAVLWLFVIVAVQVIRSDLFGTRVTQRGATRRGGPEPRTQRQAAPQQQQRRQDRRQEGGRGGGRQRRGAPTKLVVSEGTLAGTTVALQGQTITLGRAHDSTIVLDDDYASSRHARIYPDRDGQWIVEDLGSTNGTYLDRTRLTTATPIPLGAPIRIGKTVIELRK; via the coding sequence ATGTCAGAGCTGACCCTCACGGTCATGCGGTTGGGTTTCCTCGCCGTACTGTGGCTGTTCGTCATCGTGGCCGTCCAGGTCATCCGCAGCGATCTGTTCGGCACGCGCGTCACACAGCGCGGCGCCACCCGGCGCGGCGGGCCGGAACCACGTACCCAGCGCCAGGCCGCTCCGCAGCAACAGCAACGCCGCCAGGACCGTCGTCAGGAAGGCGGCCGCGGCGGCGGCCGACAGCGGCGCGGGGCTCCCACCAAGTTGGTGGTCTCCGAAGGCACGCTGGCCGGCACGACCGTCGCTCTCCAGGGCCAGACGATCACCCTGGGGCGGGCGCACGACTCCACCATCGTGCTGGACGACGACTACGCGTCGAGCCGGCATGCCAGGATCTACCCGGACCGTGACGGCCAGTGGATCGTCGAGGACCTCGGATCCACCAACGGCACGTACCTTGACCGGACCCGACTGACGACCGCGACTCCGATTCCTCTGGGAGCCCCGATCCGCATCGGCAAGACCGTCATCGAGCTGCGGAAGTAG
- a CDS encoding peptidoglycan D,D-transpeptidase FtsI family protein codes for MNKPLRRVAVFCGLLVLALLIRVNWVQFVQSDQLKNDPHNRRVAIERYSTPRGNIIVDGKAVTGSTTTDIGDFKYKRTYKNGAMWAPVTGYASQAFDSNQLEKLNDAILTGTDDRLFFSRTVDMFTGGKQKGGNVVTTLDAKAQKAAFDGLGKSKGAVVALNPETGAILALASTPSYDPSTFAGMSNKDAEAYNALQKKNDPDDPMLNRALRQTYPPGSTFKVVTAAAALENGLYTDPDAKTNSPDPYLLPDTAGLPLHNEGSIPCENATMRVALQWSCNTVFGKISADLGNAKMKAEAEKFGFNNGKIDTPVRAAESIFPKDNRPQNAQAGIGQASNRATPLQMAMVASAVADGGKLMKPYMVEQLVAPNLNVVQQHTPQELSRPLKPENAQKLQSMMETVVKEGTGKTAQIDGVTVGGKTGTAQHGENNKDNPYAWFISYAKTAKGTPVAVAVVIEGSDTLRDDIAGGKLAAPIAKNVMKAVIEGER; via the coding sequence GTGAACAAGCCCCTGCGACGGGTCGCGGTCTTCTGCGGCCTGCTCGTCCTCGCCCTGCTCATCCGCGTCAACTGGGTGCAGTTCGTCCAGAGCGACCAGCTCAAGAACGATCCGCACAACCGCCGGGTGGCGATCGAGCGGTACAGCACGCCGCGCGGCAACATCATCGTCGACGGCAAGGCCGTCACGGGGTCGACGACCACCGACATCGGTGACTTCAAGTACAAGCGCACGTACAAGAACGGCGCGATGTGGGCCCCGGTGACCGGCTACGCCTCGCAGGCGTTCGACTCCAACCAGTTGGAGAAGCTGAACGACGCGATCCTGACCGGCACCGACGACCGCCTCTTCTTCAGCCGCACCGTGGACATGTTCACCGGCGGCAAGCAGAAGGGCGGGAACGTGGTGACCACCCTCGACGCCAAGGCGCAGAAGGCGGCCTTCGACGGGCTCGGGAAGAGCAAGGGCGCCGTGGTGGCGCTCAACCCGGAGACCGGGGCGATCCTGGCGCTGGCGAGCACGCCGTCCTACGACCCGTCGACGTTCGCGGGCATGAGCAACAAGGACGCCGAGGCGTACAACGCGCTGCAGAAGAAGAACGACCCGGACGACCCGATGCTGAACCGGGCGCTGCGGCAGACGTATCCGCCGGGCTCGACGTTCAAGGTGGTGACCGCCGCGGCGGCGCTGGAGAACGGCCTCTACACCGACCCGGACGCCAAGACCAACTCGCCCGACCCGTACCTGCTGCCGGACACCGCGGGCCTCCCGCTGCACAACGAGGGCAGCATCCCGTGTGAGAACGCGACGATGCGGGTGGCGCTCCAGTGGTCCTGCAACACGGTCTTCGGCAAGATCAGCGCGGACCTCGGCAACGCGAAGATGAAGGCCGAGGCGGAGAAGTTCGGCTTCAACAACGGGAAGATCGACACCCCGGTGCGGGCCGCGGAGAGCATCTTCCCCAAGGACAACCGGCCGCAGAACGCGCAGGCCGGCATCGGCCAGGCGTCGAACCGCGCCACGCCGCTCCAGATGGCGATGGTCGCCTCGGCGGTCGCCGACGGCGGCAAGCTGATGAAGCCGTACATGGTCGAGCAGTTGGTGGCGCCGAACCTCAACGTGGTGCAGCAGCACACGCCGCAGGAGCTGAGCCGGCCGCTGAAGCCGGAGAACGCGCAGAAGCTCCAGAGCATGATGGAGACCGTGGTCAAGGAGGGCACGGGCAAGACCGCGCAGATCGACGGGGTGACGGTCGGCGGCAAGACCGGTACCGCCCAGCACGGTGAGAACAACAAGGACAACCCCTACGCCTGGTTCATCTCGTACGCGAAGACCGCCAAGGGCACCCCGGTCGCGGTCGCCGTCGTGATCGAGGGGTCGGACACGCTCCGCGACGACATCGCCGGTGGCAAGCTGGCCGCCCCGATCGCGAAGAACGTGATGAAGGCGGTCATCGAAGGCGAGCGGTGA
- the pknB gene encoding Stk1 family PASTA domain-containing Ser/Thr kinase, translated as MEEPRRLGGRYELGSVLGRGGMAEVYLAHDTRLGRTVAVKTLRVDLARDPSFQARFRREAQSAASLNHPSIVAVYDTGEDYVDGVSIPYIVMEYVDGSTLRELLHSGRKLLPERSLEMTTGVLQALEYSHRAGIVHRDIKPANVMLTRTGQVKVMDFGIARAMGDAGMTMTQTAAVIGTAQYLSPEQAKGEQVDARSDLYSTGCLLYELLTVRPPFVGDSPVAVAYQHVREEPQPPSTFDPEISPEMDAIVLKALVKDPDYRYQSADEMRADIEAALDGQPVAATSALGAVGYGEQDQPTTLLRAQDPGGPKTSMMPPINADDGGYDDRGDRRRGGQKKSNVSTILLVLAAVLVLVGAIFIGKAMFGGGNKSNSISVPNLEGKTLAEAKSYGENSSFKVVKGGSKQCDNAQKGQVTEQEPAADTKIDKGGTVTVTMCTGAVKVAVPDVRGMPYDEAVKQLNDKGFKNVTKTEEVSDRTPNVVTKQNPDAQSQSAKDAQITLTVAKAAPKATVPDVTGQGYDAAKKQLEDQGFTVNRTDQNVNDPSQNGKVISQSPTGNSQAEQKSTVTLTVGKASQAQVPSVMGQKVKDAKKALQDAGFTNIQFADGSSQDDNAMVMAQDPQPGTQGDPASTTVKLTTVGGNNGDNGNQNGGGIFGGPFGWGKKH; from the coding sequence ATGGAAGAGCCGCGTCGCCTCGGCGGCCGGTACGAGCTGGGCTCGGTGCTCGGCCGTGGTGGCATGGCGGAGGTCTACCTCGCGCATGACACCCGCCTGGGCCGCACCGTGGCGGTGAAGACGCTGCGGGTGGACCTCGCCCGCGATCCGTCCTTCCAGGCCCGGTTCCGCCGTGAGGCCCAGTCGGCCGCCTCGCTGAACCACCCGTCGATCGTCGCGGTCTACGACACCGGCGAGGACTACGTCGACGGGGTGTCGATCCCGTACATCGTCATGGAGTACGTGGACGGGTCCACGCTGCGTGAGCTGCTGCACTCCGGGCGGAAGCTGCTGCCCGAGCGGTCGTTGGAGATGACCACCGGTGTGCTGCAGGCGCTGGAGTACTCGCACCGCGCCGGGATCGTGCACCGCGACATCAAGCCGGCCAACGTGATGTTGACCCGCACCGGCCAGGTCAAGGTGATGGACTTCGGCATCGCCCGGGCCATGGGCGATGCCGGGATGACCATGACGCAGACCGCGGCGGTGATCGGTACCGCGCAGTACCTGTCGCCGGAGCAGGCCAAGGGCGAGCAGGTCGACGCCCGCTCCGACCTCTACTCGACGGGCTGCCTGCTCTACGAGCTGCTGACGGTGCGGCCGCCGTTCGTCGGGGACTCCCCGGTCGCGGTGGCCTACCAGCACGTGCGGGAGGAGCCGCAGCCGCCGAGCACCTTCGATCCGGAGATCTCCCCGGAGATGGACGCGATCGTCCTGAAGGCGCTGGTCAAGGACCCGGACTACCGCTATCAGTCGGCCGACGAGATGCGGGCCGACATCGAGGCGGCGCTGGACGGGCAGCCGGTCGCGGCGACCAGCGCGCTCGGCGCGGTCGGCTACGGCGAGCAGGACCAGCCGACGACGCTGCTGCGGGCGCAGGACCCGGGCGGTCCGAAGACGTCGATGATGCCGCCGATAAACGCGGACGACGGCGGCTATGACGACCGCGGGGACCGGCGGCGCGGCGGCCAGAAGAAGAGCAACGTCTCGACGATCCTGCTGGTGCTGGCGGCGGTCCTGGTCCTGGTCGGCGCGATCTTCATCGGCAAGGCGATGTTCGGCGGCGGGAACAAGAGCAACAGCATCTCGGTGCCCAACCTTGAGGGCAAGACGCTGGCCGAGGCGAAGTCCTACGGCGAGAACAGCTCCTTCAAGGTCGTCAAGGGCGGCAGCAAGCAGTGCGACAACGCCCAGAAGGGTCAGGTCACCGAGCAGGAACCGGCGGCCGACACCAAGATCGACAAGGGCGGCACGGTCACCGTGACCATGTGCACGGGCGCGGTGAAGGTCGCGGTGCCCGATGTGCGGGGCATGCCCTACGACGAGGCCGTGAAGCAGCTCAATGACAAGGGCTTCAAGAACGTCACCAAGACGGAAGAGGTGTCCGACCGGACGCCGAACGTCGTCACCAAGCAGAATCCCGACGCGCAGTCCCAGTCGGCCAAGGACGCCCAGATCACGCTGACGGTGGCCAAGGCGGCACCCAAGGCGACCGTCCCGGACGTCACGGGCCAGGGCTACGACGCGGCGAAGAAGCAGCTGGAGGACCAGGGCTTCACGGTCAACCGCACCGACCAGAACGTCAACGACCCGTCGCAGAACGGCAAGGTCATCTCGCAGTCCCCGACCGGCAACTCGCAGGCGGAGCAGAAGTCCACGGTCACGCTGACGGTGGGCAAGGCGTCGCAGGCGCAGGTGCCGAGCGTGATGGGCCAGAAGGTGAAGGACGCCAAGAAGGCCCTTCAGGACGCCGGCTTCACCAACATCCAGTTCGCCGACGGCAGTTCGCAGGACGACAACGCCATGGTCATGGCCCAGGACCCGCAGCCGGGTACCCAGGGCGACCCCGCGTCGACCACCGTGAAGCTGACCACCGTGGGCGGCAACAACGGTGACAACGGCAACCAGAACGGCGGCGGCATCTTCGGCGGCCCGTTCGGCTGGGGCAAGAAGCACTAG
- a CDS encoding FtsW/RodA/SpoVE family cell cycle protein gives MSSTTTTTTVGTFTAPSRRNTELALLVFAVLIPVFAYVNVGLAKGGSVPPGALGYTLGLGLLAGVTHLVMRKWAPYADPLMLPIGTLLNGIGLVFIWRLDQEPSLGRAMAPNQLMWSTLGVALFLAILFFLKDHRVLQRYTYISMVIALVLLIAPVFFPGVNGAKIWITIPGLGSLQPGEFAKIIIAVFFAGYLMVKRDALALASRRFMGLYLPRGRDLGPILVVWALSLMILVFETDLGTSLLFFGLFVVMLYVATERTSWIVFGLLLSGGGAVAVAMFEPHVQVRVHNWLHPLDLLNGGVTETAQAMYSFGSGGLLGSGLGQGYSRLIQGIAPKSDYILATVGEEVGLAGLMGLLLLYGLLIERGIRTALGARDPFGKLLAVGLSGAFALQVFVVAGGVTGLIPLTGMTMPFLAQGGSSVIANWALVAILLRISDTARRPAPTPAPSTDAEMTQVVRP, from the coding sequence ATGAGCAGTACCACGACCACGACGACCGTGGGCACGTTCACCGCCCCCAGCCGTCGCAACACCGAGCTGGCCCTGCTCGTCTTCGCGGTGCTGATCCCGGTGTTCGCGTACGTCAACGTCGGCCTGGCGAAGGGCGGTTCGGTGCCGCCCGGGGCGCTGGGCTACACGCTGGGGCTGGGACTGCTGGCCGGGGTGACGCATCTGGTGATGCGCAAGTGGGCCCCGTACGCGGACCCGTTGATGCTGCCCATCGGGACGCTGCTGAACGGCATCGGCCTGGTCTTCATCTGGCGGCTGGACCAGGAGCCCTCGCTGGGCCGGGCGATGGCGCCGAACCAGCTCATGTGGTCGACGCTGGGCGTCGCGCTGTTCCTCGCCATCCTGTTCTTCCTCAAGGACCACCGGGTCCTGCAGCGTTACACCTACATCTCGATGGTGATCGCGCTGGTGCTGCTGATCGCGCCGGTGTTCTTCCCGGGTGTGAACGGCGCGAAGATCTGGATCACCATCCCGGGGTTGGGGTCGCTCCAGCCGGGCGAGTTCGCCAAGATCATCATCGCGGTGTTCTTCGCCGGCTACCTGATGGTGAAGCGGGACGCGCTGGCGCTGGCCAGCCGCCGCTTCATGGGGCTGTACCTGCCGCGCGGCCGGGACCTCGGGCCGATCCTGGTGGTCTGGGCGCTGAGCCTGATGATCCTGGTCTTCGAGACCGACCTGGGGACGTCGCTGCTCTTCTTCGGGCTGTTCGTGGTGATGCTGTACGTCGCCACCGAGCGCACCAGTTGGATCGTGTTCGGCCTGCTGCTCAGCGGCGGCGGCGCGGTGGCGGTGGCGATGTTCGAGCCGCACGTCCAGGTCCGGGTCCACAACTGGCTCCACCCGCTGGATCTGCTCAACGGCGGGGTCACCGAGACCGCCCAGGCGATGTACTCCTTCGGGTCCGGCGGGCTGCTGGGCTCCGGCCTCGGCCAGGGCTACTCCCGGCTGATCCAGGGCATCGCGCCGAAGAGCGACTACATTCTCGCCACCGTCGGCGAGGAGGTCGGCCTGGCCGGGCTGATGGGCCTCCTGCTGCTGTACGGTCTGCTGATCGAGCGCGGCATCCGCACGGCGCTGGGTGCCCGCGACCCGTTCGGGAAGCTGCTGGCCGTCGGCCTGTCGGGCGCCTTCGCACTCCAGGTCTTCGTCGTCGCCGGCGGCGTGACCGGGCTGATCCCGCTGACCGGCATGACGATGCCGTTCCTGGCGCAGGGCGGTTCGTCCGTCATCGCCAACTGGGCGCTGGTGGCGATCCTGTTGCGGATCAGCGACACCGCGCGCCGCCCCGCCCCCACCCCCGCCCCGTCCACCGACGCCGAGATGACCCAGGTGGTCCGCCCGTGA
- a CDS encoding MFS transporter, translating to MTKSERAGDAVDAVADVSERQLGVRNGELRRPGGGWPAVGALAAGTFTVVTSEMLPVGLLTPIGRDLGVSDGTAGLTVTVTGVVAALAAPVLTLLIGRRDRRTVLAALMATLTAANLLATYAPNVAVLLVARVLVGFGMGGVWAIASGLAVRLVPERRAAAATSLIFSGVAAASVLGVPAGALVGELGGWRAAFAAMAGVCAVVMVALLVLLPPLPTPGAVRLGGVLGLLRRPPVCTGLVLVVLLVAGHFAAYTYVRPVLEAVAGAQPGQVSTVLLAFGIAGLVGNFAAGAVAARSPRATLLVICAVLAGALMLVPPMGRSAGVLGAAALVAVWGLAYGGVSVSTQTWLMTAAPDAREAASALFVGVFNGAVAAGSLAGGQAADGWGTGGVIWLGGALAVGALLTVALGRAPARKAAAAH from the coding sequence ATGACGAAGAGCGAGAGGGCGGGGGACGCCGTGGATGCCGTCGCGGATGTGAGTGAACGTCAACTGGGTGTGCGCAATGGTGAGTTGAGACGGCCGGGTGGTGGGTGGCCGGCCGTCGGGGCGTTGGCGGCGGGGACCTTCACGGTGGTGACGTCGGAGATGCTGCCGGTGGGGCTGCTCACGCCGATCGGCCGGGACCTGGGGGTGTCGGACGGGACGGCCGGGCTGACGGTGACCGTCACCGGCGTGGTCGCGGCCCTCGCCGCACCGGTGCTCACGCTGCTCATCGGGCGCCGGGACCGTCGCACCGTACTGGCCGCCCTGATGGCCACGTTGACCGCGGCCAACCTCCTGGCCACGTACGCCCCGAACGTCGCGGTGCTGCTGGTGGCCCGGGTGTTGGTGGGGTTCGGGATGGGCGGGGTGTGGGCGATCGCTTCGGGGCTGGCGGTACGGCTGGTGCCGGAGCGACGGGCGGCCGCGGCCACCTCCCTGATATTCAGCGGGGTCGCCGCGGCGTCCGTCCTGGGGGTGCCGGCCGGCGCGCTCGTGGGTGAACTGGGCGGCTGGCGCGCGGCGTTCGCGGCGATGGCCGGGGTGTGCGCGGTCGTGATGGTGGCCCTGCTCGTGCTGCTGCCGCCGCTGCCCACGCCCGGTGCCGTACGGCTGGGCGGGGTGCTGGGGCTGTTGCGGCGGCCGCCGGTGTGCACCGGGCTGGTCCTGGTCGTGCTCCTGGTGGCGGGGCACTTCGCGGCGTACACCTATGTGCGGCCGGTCCTGGAGGCGGTGGCCGGCGCGCAGCCCGGCCAGGTCAGCACCGTGCTGTTGGCCTTCGGGATCGCCGGGCTGGTGGGGAACTTCGCGGCCGGCGCCGTCGCGGCGCGGTCCCCGCGGGCCACGCTGCTGGTGATCTGCGCTGTCCTGGCGGGCGCGCTGATGTTGGTGCCCCCGATGGGGCGCAGCGCCGGTGTGCTGGGCGCCGCGGCCCTGGTGGCGGTGTGGGGGCTGGCCTACGGGGGCGTGTCGGTGAGCACGCAGACCTGGTTGATGACGGCCGCGCCGGACGCGCGGGAGGCGGCCTCCGCGCTGTTCGTGGGGGTGTTCAACGGGGCCGTCGCGGCGGGCTCGTTGGCCGGCGGGCAGGCCGCGGACGGCTGGGGGACCGGCGGCGTGATCTGGCTGGGCGGCGCGCTCGCGGTGGGGGCGCTGCTGACCGTGGCGCTGGGCAGGGCCCCGGCCCGGAAGGCCGCGGCGGCGCACTGA